The region CCTGGCCGGCCCCCAACGCCCAGAACACCGAGGCCGCGCACGGCTCGGCGCTGGGCGAGGAAGAGGTCGCGGCCACCAAGCGCGTCCTCGGCTTCGACCCCGAGAAGTCCTTCGAGGTCCCCGAGGAGGTGCTCGCGCACACCCGCGCCGCACTCGACCGCGGCCGTGACTTCGAGAAGGAGTGGGACAAGCGGTTCGCCGACTGGCGCACCACCCACCCCGAGCACGCCGCGGAGTTCGACCGGGTCGCCGCGGGCGAGCTGCCCGCGGGCTGGGAGGAGCACCTCCCGTCGTTCGAGACCGGCAAGTCGGTTGCCACCCGCGCCGCGTCCGGCAAGGTGCTGCACGCGCTCGGCGCGGTCATCCCCGAGCTGTGGGGCGGCTCCGCCGACCTGGCGGGCTCGAACAACACCACGATCGACAAGACCTCGTCGTTCCTGCCCGAGGGCAACCCGCTGCCGGGCGCGGACCCGTACGGCCGCACGATCCACTTCGGTATCCGCGAGCACTCCATGGCCGCGGAGATGAACGGCATCACGCTGCACGGCAACACCCGGGTCTACGGCGGCACCTTCCTGGTGTTCTCCGACTACATGCGCAACGCCGTCCGGCTGTCCGCGCTGATGCACCTGCCGGTGACGTACGTGTGGACGCACGACTCCATCGGCCTGGGCGAGGACGGCCCGACCCACCAGCCGGTCGAGCACCTGGCCTCGCTGCGCGCCATCCCGAACCTGAACATCGTCCGCCCGGCCGACGCCAACGAGACCGCCATCGCCTGGCGCGAGATCCTCAAGCGCTGGACCAAGGAGTACGGCGTGGGGGCCCCGCACGGTCTCGCGCTGACCCGTCAGGGCGTGCCGACCTACCCGGCCGACGAGAACGCGGCCAAGGGCGGTTACATCCGGTTCGAGGCCGAGGGCACCGACGGCAAGAGCACCACGCCGCAGGTCGTGCTCATCGGTACCGGCTCGGAGCTGCAGCTCGCCGTCGAGGCACGCGAGCAGCTGCAGGCCGAGGGCGTCCCCACCCGTGTGGTGTCGATGCCGTCGGTCGAGTGGTTCGACCAGCAGGACCAGGCCTACCGCGACAGCGTGCTCCCGCCGTCCGTCCGGGCCCGGGTCGCCGTCGAGGCCGGCATCGGTCTGACCTGGCACCGCTTCGTCGGTGACGCCGGGCGCATCGTGTCCCTGGAGCACTTCGGTGCCTCGGCCGATGCCAAGACCCTGTTCCGCGAGTTCGGCTTCACCGCCGACGCGGTCGCCTCCGCCGCCCGCGAATCGGTCGAAGCCGCCGCGCGCTGACGCCCGCACACGACAAGTAGGAGATGCAGAACCCATGACAGACGCACTCAAGCGCCTCTCCGACGAAGGCGTCGCGATCTGGCTGGACGACCTGTCGCGCAAGCGCATCACGTCCGGCAACCTCGCCGAGCTGATCGACCAGCAGCACGTCGTCGGTGTCACGACGAACCCGTCGATCTTCCAGAAGGCGATCTCCTCGGGCGACGGCTACGAGCAGCAGGTCGCCGACCTCGCCGCCCGCAAGGTCACCGTCGAGGAAGCCATCCGCATGATCACGACGGCGGACGTCCGCGACGCCGCCGACATCCTGCGCCCGGTCTTCGACGCCACCGGCGGCCAGGACGGCCGGGTCTCCATCGAGGTGGACCCGCGCCTGGCGCACCACACCACCCCGACCATCGCCGAGGCCAAGCAGCTGGCCTGGCTGGTGGACCGCCCGAACACGCTGATCAAGATCCCGGCCACCAAGGCGGGCCTCCCGGCGATCACCGAGGTCATCGGCCTGGGCATCAGCGTCAACGTCACCCTGATCTTCTCGCTGGAGCGCTACCGCGAGGTCATGGACGCCTACCTGGCGGGCCTGGAGAAGGCGAAGGCCGCGGGCCTGGACCTGTCCCTGATCCGTTCGGTCGCGTCCTTCTTCGTGTCCCGTGTGGACACCGAGATCGACAAGCGCCTGGAGAAGATCGGCACGGACGAGGCCAAGGCCCTCAAGGGCAAGGCCGCGCTGGCCAACGCCCGGCTGGCCTACCAGGCGTACGAGGAGGTCTTCTCCTCGGAGCGCTGGGCCGCCCTCGACAAGGCCGGCGCCAACAAGCAGCGTCCGCTGTGGGCCTCGACCGGCGTCAAGGACCCCGCGTTCAAGGACACCCTGTACGTCGAGGACCTGGTCGCCCCGGGCACGGTCAACACCATGCCGGAGGCCACCCTGGAGGCCACCGCCGACCACGGCTCGATCACCGGTGACACCGTGCGCGGCACGTACGACGCCGCCCAGGCCGACCTGGCGGCGATCGGGAAGCTCGGGATCTCGTACGACGACGTCGTCCAGGTCCTGGAGGACGAGGGCGTGGAGAAGTTCGAGGCGTCCTGGAACGACCTGCTCAAGTCCACGGAGGCGGAGCTCAAGCGCCTCGCTCCCTCGGAGGGCTGATCTCCCTTGTCTGATGCACACGGAGCCAACCCGCTTCGTGACGCCCTGGACCGACGGCTCCCGCGTATCGCGGGGCCGTCGGGCCTGGTGATCTTTGGCGTCACGGGCGATTTGTCCCGTAAAAAGCTGATGCCCGCCGTCTACGACCTGGCCAACCGCGGTCTGCTGCCGCCGGGTTTCTCGCTCGTCGGGTTCGCCCGCCGCGAGTGGGAGCACGAGGACTTCGCGCAGGAGGTGTACGCGGCGGTCAAGGAGCACGCCCGGACGCCGTTCCGCGAGGAGGTCTGGCAGCAGCTGGTCCAGGGCTGCCGCTTCGTCCAGGGCAACTTCGACGACGACGAGGCCTTCGAAACGCTGAAGGAGACGATAAACGAGCTCGACAAGGCGCAGGGCACCGGCGGCAACTTCGCCTTCTACCTGTCCGTGCCGCCGAAGTTCTTCCCCCAGGTCGTCCAGCAGCTGAAGAAGCACGGGCTGGCCGACCAGAAGGAGGACTCGTGGCGGCGCGCCGTCATCGAGAAGCCCTTCGGCCACGACCTGAAGAGCGCCCAGGAGCTCAACCGGATCGTCCACGAGGTCTTCCCGCCCCACGAGGTCTTCCGGATCGACCACTACCTGGGCAAGGAGACGGTCCAGAACATCCTGGCGCTGCGGTTCGCCAACACGATGTTCGAGCCGCTGTGGAACCGCAGCTATGTCGACCACGTCCAGATCACGATGGCCGAGGACATCGGCATCGGCGGCCGGGCCGGCTACTACGACGGCATCGGCGCCGCCCGTGACGTCATCCAGAACCACCTCCTCCAGCTGCTCGCGCTGACCACCATGGAGGAGCCCGCCTCCTTCGAGGCCGATGCGCTGGTCGCGGAGAAGACCAAGGTGCTGGGCGCCGTCCGGCTGCCCAAGGACCTCGGCAAGGAGACGGTCCGCGCGCAGTACGCGGAGGGCTGGCAGGGCGGCGAGAAGGCCGTCGGCTACCTCCAGGAAGACGGCATCGACCCCAAGTCCAAGACCGACACCTACGCCGCGATCAAGCTGTCGATCGACAACCGCCGCTGGGCGGGCGTCCCCTTCTACCTGCGCACCGGCAAGCGCCTCGGCCGGCGCGTCACCGAGATCGCGGTGGTCTTCCAGCGCGCCCCGCACTCCCCCTTCGACCGCACCGCCACCGAGGAGCTGGGGCAGAACGCCCTGGTCATCCGGGTGCAGCCGGACGAGGGCGTGACCGTCAGGTTCGGCTCCAAGGTCCCGGGCACCTCGATGGAGGTCCGGGACGTGTCGATGGACTTCGCCTACGGCGAGTCCTTCACGGAGTCCAGCCCGGAGGCCTACGAGCGGCTGATCCTCGATGTGCTGCTCGGCGACGCCAACCTCTTCCCGCGCGTGGAGGAGGTGGAGCAGTCCTGGCGGATCCTCGACCCGATCGAGGCCTACTGGGACAGGCACGGCAAGCCCGCGCAGTACCCGGCGGGCACCTGGGGTCCCACCGAGGCGGACGAAATGCTCGCACGAGACGGACGGAGCTGGCGTCGGCCATGAAGATCGATTTGACGGAAACCACGTCCAGCAAGATCAACAAGGCCCTGGTCGACGGACGCCGCGCGATCGGCACCCCGGCCATAGGCATGGTGCTCACCCTCGTCATCGTCACCGACGAGGAGAACGCCTACGACGCCCTCAAGGCGGCCAACGACGCGTCCCGTGAGCACCCCTCGCGCACCCTCGTCGTCATCAAGCGGGTCAGCCGGTCGCCGCGCGACCGCGCCAAGGCCCGCCTCGACGCCGAGGTGCGGCTCGGCACGGACGCCGGCACCGGCGAGACGGTCATACTCCGGCTCTACGGCGACGTGATCGACCATGCCCAGTCGGTGGTGCTCCCGCTGCTGCTGCCGGACGCCCCGGTCGTGGTCTGGTGGGCGGTCAACGCCCCGCTGGACCCCGCCAAGGACCCGCTCGGCGCGCTGGCCCAGCGCCGTGTCACCGACGCGTACGCCGCCGAGCAGCCCATCGAGGAGCTGTCGGCGCGCGCGAACACCTACACCCCGGGCGACACCGATCTGTCCTGGGCCCGCATCACGCCCTGGCGCTCCATGCTGGCGGCGGCGCTCGACCAGGCCCCGTGCACGGTCACCTCGGCCGAGGTGACCGGCGAGGAGTTCAACCCCAGCTGCGAGCTGCTCGCCATGTGGCTGGCCGACAGGCTGAAGGTCCCGGTCACCCGCAAGGTGTCCGGCGGCCCCGGTCTGACGGCCGTCCGCATGGAGTCCAGCGCCGGTGCGATCGTGCTGGACCGCCCGGACGGTTCGCTGGCCACGCTCTCGATGCGCGGCCAGCCCGACCGCGCGGTGGCGCTCAAACGGCGGGACACCGCCGAGCTGCTCGCCGAGGAGCTGCGACGGCTCGACCCGGACGAGATCTACGCCGGCTCCCTGAAGTACGGCGTGGACCGGATCGGCGACGGCACGAACGAGCAGTCGGCGGCCGGCGGGGACACACCGGCCCCGCCCGCGGCGAAGAAGGCCGCCAAGAAGGCGGCCGCCAAGTGAGCGCTCCGCAGGTTGTCGTCCACCGCGACAAGGAGCTGATGGCCAAGGCCGCGGCGGCCCGGCTGATCACGAAGATCGTGGACGCCCAGACCGCCCGCGGCTTCGCCTCCGTGGTCCTGACCGGCGGGCGCAACGGCAACGGGCTGCTCGCGGCCCTCGCCGAGGCGCCCGCCCGCGACGCCGTGGACTGGTCGCGGCTCGACCTGTGGTGGGGCGACGAGCGGTTCCTGCCGGACGGCGATCCGGAGCGCAACTACACCCAGGCCCGCCAGGTGCTGCTGGACAGCGTCCCGCTGGACCCGGCCCGGGTGCACCCGATGCCCCCGGCGGACGGCCCGTACGGCAAGGACGCGGATGCCGCCGCCGCGGCGTACGCGACCGAACTCGCCGCCGCCGCGGGCCCGGAGGACCACGGGCCGGTGCCCTCCTTCGACGTCCTGCTGCTGGGCGTCGGGCCGGACACCCATGTGGCCTCGCTCTTCCCCGAGCTGCCCGCCGTCTACGAGCAGGAGCGGACGGTGGTGGGGGTGCACGGCGCACCGAAGCCGCCGCCCACCCGTACCTCGCTGACCCTGCCCGCGATCCGCGCGGCACGGGAGGTCTGGCTGCTGGCGGCCGGTGCGGACAAGGCCAATGCCGCGGCCATCGCCCTCTCCGGTGCCGGAGAGGTGCAGGCACCGGCGGCCGGCGCACGGGGGCGCAGCCGGACCCTGTGGCTGCTGGACGAGGCGGCGGCGGCCCAACTGCCGCGCGGCCTCTACCCGCCGGCCTCGGCCTGAACGCCGCACCAGGGCAATGCCGAAGGCCCCGCACCCTTTGAGGGTGCGGGGCCTTCGGCGTCACCGCGGTCACCGGGCGGCGACTCGGGGGATCAACGCCCGCGCAGCGCCCGGTACGTGGCGACCAGGCCGGCCGTGGAGGCATCCAGGCCCGGCACCTCGGCGCCCTCCGTCAGGGCCGGTTCGACGCGCTTGGCGAGGACCTTGCCCAGCTCCACACCCCACTGGTCGAAGGAGTCGATGTTCCAGACCGCGCCCTGGACGAACACCTTCTGCTCGTAGAGCGCGACCAGCTGTCCCAGCACCGACGGGCTGAGTTCGCCGGCCAGGATGGTGGTGGTGGGACGGTTGCCCGGGAACGTCTTGTGCGGCACGAGTTCCTCGGCCACGCCCTCGGCACGCACCTCCTCGGGCGTCTTGCCGAAGGCCAGCGCCTGGCCCTGGGCGAACAGATTGGCCATCAGCAGGTCGTGCTGGGCGACCAGGCCCGGCTGCAGATCGTCCACCGGCCGGGCGAAGCCGATGAAGTCGGCCGGGATCATCTTCGTGCCCTGATGGAGCAGCTGGTAGTAGGCGTGCTGGCCGTTGGTGCCGGGCGTACCCCAGACCACGGGGCCGGTCTGCCAGGTGACCGGGTTGCCCTCGCGGTCCACGGACTTGCCGTCGGACTCCATGTCCAGCTGCTGCAGATAGGCGGTGAACTTGGAGAGGTAGTGGCTGTAGGGCAGCACGGCGTGCGACTGGGCGTCCCAGAAGTTGCCGTACCAGATGCCGAGCAGCCCCATCAGCAGCGGGGCGTTCTCCTCCGGCGGGGCGCTGCGGAAGTGCTCGTCGACGAGGTGGAAGCCGGCCAGCATCTCGCGGAAGCGCTCCGGGCCGATCGCGACCATCAGCGACAGGCCGATGGCGGAGTCGTAGGAGTAGCGGCCGCCGACCCAGTCCCAGAACTCGAACATGTTGTCCGTGTCGATACCGAACTCCGCCACCTTCTCGGCGTTGGTCGACACCGCCACGAAGTGCTTGGCGACGGCCTCCTGGCCGGCCCCCAGACCGGTCAGCAGCCAGTCGCGCGCCGAGGTGGCGTTGGTGATGGTCTCGATGGTGGTGAAGGTCTTCGAGGCGACGATGAACAGCGTCTCGGCCGGGTCCAGATCGCGCACCGCCTCGTGCAGATCGGCGCCGTCCACGTTGGAGACGAAGCGGAACTGCATGTCGCGGTGGGTGTAGGCGCGCAGCGCCTCGTACGCCATCGCCGGGCCCAGGTCCGAGCCGCCGATACCGATGTTGACGACGGTCTTGATGCGCCTGCCCGTGTGGCCCTTCCAGTCGCCGGAGCGGACCCGGTCGCTGAAGGTGCCCATCCTCGTCAGGACGTGGTGCACTCCGGGGACGACGTTCTCGCCGTCGCTCAGGATGGACTCGGAGGCAGGGGCGCGCAGCGCGACGTGCAGCACGGAGCGCTGCTCGGTGATGTTGATCTTCTCGCCGCGGAACATCGCCTCCCGCAGCTCCGCCACACCGGTCGCCGCGGCCAGGTCGCGCAGCAGCCCCAGCGTCTCGTCGGTGACCAGGTGCTTGGAGTAGTCCAGGTGCAGATCGCCGACCTGAAGGGTGTAGCGCTCGGCGCGCGCCGGGTCGCGCTCGAACAGCTCGCGCAGATGCACCTGCGCCATCTGCTCCCGGTGCTTGCTCAGCGCGGTCCACTCAGGCAACTGATCGAGCCTGCTGCGGCCTTCTGCGTTCATCTCGGACATCAGCCTTCTTCATCTCGTACCGGCCCCGCCACCTCCCAACCTAATTGATCAGCGCACGGTGGGGGCACCTCCCACTCGAGCGAAGCCGAGAGTGGTGGAAGGTATCTGTCCGCCGTCGGACGAGGCGCTGTCGGGCGCCTGAAGAACAGGTAGCAGCACGACGGTGCCCAGCGCCGGCAGCCCGGCGGCCGGCCGGTTCTCGACGACCACCACCAGGGTCGCGACCAGCGCACCGATACCGACGTCGGCCGGCGCCACCGACAGACAGAAGGCGCGCAGCACCCGGTCGCGCCACAACTGGCGCAGCCCGTCGGCGTTTTCGCGCCGGAGGGTGCGCCCCGCCGTGGCCGGGCGGGCGGACGGCGGGGCGGCGTGCGGAGAGGCGACCAGGGCCGCCGCGAGGAGGTACGTGGCGGCATCGGCGAGGAACGGCAGCGCGGCACCGAGCGCGATGAGCACCGGCGCCGGCGGCCCGCCGACGAACCGGCCGGTCAGCTCCTGACCGGTCATCAGGCGGGCATTGGCGAGGTCCAGCGCCTCCTGGGGCACCACCACCGGCAGCAGGGCCGTGGCGGCGTTGTCGAAGAGCGTCTGGAGGGTGGTGAGCGCGAAGGAGAGGGCGAGCAGCGACAGCGCCGTACCGCGCAGTGCGTCACCGAAACGGGAGACGGCGGCGGCGCCCCATAACCGGCCGAAGCCGCCGTGCCAGGTGAGCGCGCCGGCTCCGGCCGTGCCTCCCGCTTCCACCTCCGCCGTGCTCCGCGTCATGCCGCCGCCCCCGTCCGCCTGATGTGCTTACGGAAAACGGTACGGGCGACCACTGACAGTCGCCCTCGGGCAGCTTCCCCGGCCGTCTCCTCGGAAGCGGCCCGGTGCGGCTCGGCACGGCCGGGGCGGGAGGAAACCGCCGCTCGCGAGGGCGCACGAACGCGAACGGCCCGGCCGGAGGGCGGTGTGTCCCTCCGGCCGGGCCGGCCGGTGCGTGTGCGGGTCCGTCAGATCTCGCCGCGGAGCTTGGCGAGTGCCTCCGCGAGGATCGCCTCGCCGTCGGCGTCGCTGCGCCGCTCCCGGACGTAGGCGAGGTGGGTCTTGTACGGCTCGGTGCGCGGCGGGTCCGGCGGGCTCTCCCGGTCCTTGCCTGCCGGGAAACCACAGCGCGGGCAGTCCCAGGTGTCCGGAACCTGCGCGTCGCCGGCGAAGCTGGGCTGCGTCTCGTGCCCGTTGGAGCACCAGAAGGAGATGCGGGTGCGCGGCGCGGACTCGCCGCGCTCGGCCTCCCCCATCGGCCCCGCCCCGACCCGACTTCCTCGGATCGCGTTGCCACTTGCCACGGTCGTAACTCCCTGCGTAATGGTGCTGCACAGCCTCTCGCAGCAGCTGCGCTGCGGAACGCCCCAGTCTACGTAAGGCCCAACGCGCGTCCAGTGGCTGGAGTTACCCGTCCGAGGACGCCTCCCTCATGATAGGCCGCGTCTCCGACGCTGTGTCAGTTGCCGAGCTTCATCAGAATGCCAAGCACGACAATGCAGGCGAACCACAACAGACCGATCACGATGGTGATGCGGTCGAGGTTGCGCTCGGCGACCGAGGAGCCACCGACCGAGGACTGCATGCCGCCACCGAACATGTCGGACAGGCCGCCGCCCTTCCCCTTGTGCATGAGCACCAGCATCATCAGCAGCAGGCTGAAGACGATGAGGGCGATCGAGAACCCGATGACCACGGCTGGACCAACTCTCTAGGACTGACGGACGGACGTATGGATCACGATATCTGCACCAAAGGGTGCGGGGCCGGGGGCGGCGCTGCTGCACCGGTCCCGGCCCCGACAGGGTACGACGAGGGTTCCCCCTCGTCATAGCTGCTACTGGTCGCGGAAGCGGACGATCTTCACGAACTCGTCCGCGTCCAGCGCCGCGCCGCCGATCAGCGCGCCGTCGACGTCGGGCTGCGCCATGATCGCGGCGACGTTGCCGGACTTGACCGAGCCGCCGTACTGGATGCGGACCTTGTCGGCCAGCTCCTGGCTGTAGAGCTCGGCGAGGCGGCCGCGGATGGCACCGCAGACCTCCTGCGCGTCCTCGGGGGTGGCGACCTCGCCGGTGCCGATGGCCCACACCGGCTCGTAGGCGATCACGATGGTCTCGGCCTGCTCGGCCGGGACGTCCGCCAGGCCGCCGTCGACCTGGGCGAGCGTGTGCGCGACCTGGTTGCCGGCCTTGCGCACGTCCAGGCCCTCGCCCACGCACAGGATCGGGGTGATCCCGTTCTTGAAGGCGGCCTTGACCTTGGCGTTGCAGATCTCTTCGTTCTCGCCGTGGTACTGGCGGCGCTCGCTGTGCCCGACGGCCACGAAGGCGCACTTGAGCTTGGACAGCATCGCGCCGGAGATCTCGCCGGTGTAGGCACCGGAGTCGTGCGCCGAGATGTCCTGGGCGCCGTACTTGATCTTGAGCTTGTCGCCGTCGACCAGCGTCTGCACCGACCGCAGGTCGGTGAAGGGCGGCAGGACCGCGACCTCTACGGCGTCGAAGTCCTTGTCGGCGAGGGCGAAGGCGAGCTTCTGGACGTGGGCGATGGCCTCGAGGTGGTTGAGGTTCATCTTCCAGTTGCCCGCCATCAGCGGGGTACGGTCAGTCACGTTGTTCAGTCCTCCAGAGCGGCAAGGCCGGGGAGCGTCTTGCCTTCGAGGTATTCGAGGCTGGCGCCGCCGCCGGTCGAAATATGGCCGAATGCATTCTCGTCGAAGCCCAGCAGGCGCACGGCAGCGGCCGAGTCACCGCCGCCGACGACGGTGAAGGCGTCCGAGTCCAGCAGACCCTGCGCGACGGCCTTGGTGCCGCCGGCGTAGTCGGGGTGCTCGAAGACGCCCATCGGACCGTTCCAGAAGACGGTGCCCGCGTCGGCGAGCTTCGCGGCGTAGAGCTCGCGGGTCTTCGGGCCGATGTCCAGGCCCTCCTTGTCGGCCGGGATGGCGTCCGCGGCGACGATGTCGGGGTTCGCCGGGGCCTTGGTCTTCAGGTCCGGGAACTCGGCGGAGACCAGCACGTCGACGGGGAGGACGAACTCCACACCGCGCTTCTCGGCCCGTGCCAGGTACTCCAGGCAGACCGGGACCTGGTCCTCCTGCAGCAGCGAGATGCCGACCTCGTGGCCCTTGGCCTTGAGGAAGGTGTACGCCATGCCGCCGCCGACCAGGATGCGGTCGGCCTTCTCGACGAGCTGGTCGATGACGGCCAGCTTGTCGGAGACCTTGGCACCACCCAGCGCGACGACGTAGGGGCGCTTGACGTTCTCGGTGAGCTTCTTGAGGACGGCGACCTCGGCCGCGATCAGGTCACCGGCAGCATGCGGAAGGCGCTGGGGCAGGTCGTAGACGGAGGCGTGCTTGCGGTGCACGGCGCCGAAGCCGTCGCCCACGTACAGGTCGGCGAGGGCGGCGAGCTGGTCGGCGAAGGCGCCGCGCTCGGCGTCGTCCTTGCTGGTCTCGCCGGCGTTGAAGCGGAGGTTCTCCAGCACCGCCACCTGACCGTCGGCGAGGCCCTCGGTCACGGAGCGGGCGGAGTCCCCCACCGTGTCGGTCGCGAAGGCCACGTCCTGCCCGAGGATCTCCCCCAGCCGCCGGGCCGCGGGGGCCAGCGAGAAGGCCGGGTCCGGGGCGCCCTTGGGACGGCCCAGGTGCGAGGCGACGATCACCTTGGCGCCGCGCTCGACGAGCTTGGCGATCGTCGGGGCGACGGCGCGGATCCGGCCGTCGTCGGTGATGGTGGTGCCGTCCAGCGGCACGTTCAGATCAGCGCGGACAAAGACGCGCTGTCCGGCGACCTGGAGGTCGTCGATCGTCTTCATGAGGAAGTGACTCCGTTTGCGTAGGTCGGTCACGGGACGGGGCCCGTACGACGCATCTTCGCGTCATACGAGCCCCGTCCTCACATCTCGGTGCCTCGGGTGTCAACCAGTGGTCAGAGCTGGCCGCCGACGAAGGTGGTCAGGTCCACCAGGCGGTTGGAGTAGCCCCACTCATTGTCGTACCAGCCGACGACCTTGACCTGCTTGCCCTGCGACATCGTCAGGGAGGAGTCGAAGGTGCAGGAGGCCGGGAAGTTCACGATGTCCGAGGAGACGATCGGGTCCTCGGTGTACTCGAGAATGCCCTTGAGCTGACCCTCGGCGGCCTTCTGGAACGCGGCGTTGATCTCGTCCTTGCTGACCTCGCGGTCGAGCTCCAGCACCAGGTCGGTGACCGAACCGGTGGGGACCGGGACGCGCATGGCGATGCCGTCCAGCTTGCCCTTGAGCTGCGGGAGGACCAGGGCGGTGGCCTTCGCGGCACCGGTCGAGGTCGGGATGATGTTCTCCGCGGCGGCCCGGGCGCGACGCAGGTCGCTGTGCGGGAAGTCCAGGATGCGCTGGTCGTTGGTGTACGCGTGGACCGTGGTCATCAGGCCCTTGACGATGCCGAAGTTCTCGTCGAGCACCTTCGCCATCGGCGCCACACAGTTGGTGGTGCAGGAGGCGTTGGAGATGACGTGGTGCTTGGCCGCGTCGTACTTGTCGTTGTTGACGCCCATCACGATCGTGATGTCCTCGTCCTTGGCGGGCGCGGAGATCAGGACCTTCTTGGCGCCGGCCTGGATGTGCTTGTCGGCGTCGGCCTTCTTGGTGAAGATGCCGGTCGACTCGATGACGATGTCGGCGCCGAGCTCGCCCCAGGGGAGGTTCGCCGGGTCGCGCTCGGCCATCGTCTTGAAGGTCTGGTTGCCGACCGTGATGGTGTCGTCGGTGTGGCTGACGTCCTGCTTGAGGCGACCCAGAATGGTGTCGTACTTCAGCAGGTGAACCAGGGTGGCATTGTCGGTCAGGTCGTTGACACCGACGATCTCGATGTCCGCCCCCTGCTCCAGGAGCGCGCGGAAGTAGTTACGACCAATGCGGCCGAATCCGTTGATGCCTACGCGGATCGTCACGAACCGATCTCCTCGTTAGGTACGCCGATGGGTCACCGGCGAGCTGTATGGGCTGTCCCCGACCGCCTCCGACCCTACCCCCAATAAGAGACGTACGTGACATTGACAAACGGGCCTCGATACCCTCAAACGAGCGCCCCCTGTCGCGTCCTTCGGCACCCGCCCGCGCCGCTCCCGACAGCACCGATCCGGGAGTGACACGAGGGCGTGAGAAGGACACCGGGGGCGAACGCGACGCGGGTCGTCAGCCGACCATGCCCTCGGCGAGTTCCTCGGTGAGGTTGGACTCCGTGCCGGGGATGCCGAGGTCCTGGGCGCGCTTGTCGGCCATCGCCAGCAGCCGGCGGATCCGGCCGGCGACGGCGTCCTTGGTCAGCGGCGGGTCGGCGAGGGCGCCCAGCTCCTCCAGGGAGGCCTGCTTGTGCTCCATGCGCAGGCGGCCGGCCGCCGCGAGGTGCTCGGGCACCTCCTCGCCCAGGATCTCCAGGGCCCGCTGCACCCGGGCGCCGGCGGCGACCGCGGCGCGCGCCGAGCGGCGGAGGTTGGCGTCGTCGAAGTTGGCGAGGCGGTTGGCGGTGG is a window of Streptomyces caniferus DNA encoding:
- a CDS encoding phosphoglycerate kinase: MKTIDDLQVAGQRVFVRADLNVPLDGTTITDDGRIRAVAPTIAKLVERGAKVIVASHLGRPKGAPDPAFSLAPAARRLGEILGQDVAFATDTVGDSARSVTEGLADGQVAVLENLRFNAGETSKDDAERGAFADQLAALADLYVGDGFGAVHRKHASVYDLPQRLPHAAGDLIAAEVAVLKKLTENVKRPYVVALGGAKVSDKLAVIDQLVEKADRILVGGGMAYTFLKAKGHEVGISLLQEDQVPVCLEYLARAEKRGVEFVLPVDVLVSAEFPDLKTKAPANPDIVAADAIPADKEGLDIGPKTRELYAAKLADAGTVFWNGPMGVFEHPDYAGGTKAVAQGLLDSDAFTVVGGGDSAAAVRLLGFDENAFGHISTGGGASLEYLEGKTLPGLAALED
- the tpiA gene encoding triose-phosphate isomerase; translation: MTDRTPLMAGNWKMNLNHLEAIAHVQKLAFALADKDFDAVEVAVLPPFTDLRSVQTLVDGDKLKIKYGAQDISAHDSGAYTGEISGAMLSKLKCAFVAVGHSERRQYHGENEEICNAKVKAAFKNGITPILCVGEGLDVRKAGNQVAHTLAQVDGGLADVPAEQAETIVIAYEPVWAIGTGEVATPEDAQEVCGAIRGRLAELYSQELADKVRIQYGGSVKSGNVAAIMAQPDVDGALIGGAALDADEFVKIVRFRDQ
- a CDS encoding RNA polymerase-binding protein RbpA, with translation MASGNAIRGSRVGAGPMGEAERGESAPRTRISFWCSNGHETQPSFAGDAQVPDTWDCPRCGFPAGKDRESPPDPPRTEPYKTHLAYVRERRSDADGEAILAEALAKLRGEI
- the pgi gene encoding glucose-6-phosphate isomerase, producing the protein MNAEGRSRLDQLPEWTALSKHREQMAQVHLRELFERDPARAERYTLQVGDLHLDYSKHLVTDETLGLLRDLAAATGVAELREAMFRGEKINITEQRSVLHVALRAPASESILSDGENVVPGVHHVLTRMGTFSDRVRSGDWKGHTGRRIKTVVNIGIGGSDLGPAMAYEALRAYTHRDMQFRFVSNVDGADLHEAVRDLDPAETLFIVASKTFTTIETITNATSARDWLLTGLGAGQEAVAKHFVAVSTNAEKVAEFGIDTDNMFEFWDWVGGRYSYDSAIGLSLMVAIGPERFREMLAGFHLVDEHFRSAPPEENAPLLMGLLGIWYGNFWDAQSHAVLPYSHYLSKFTAYLQQLDMESDGKSVDREGNPVTWQTGPVVWGTPGTNGQHAYYQLLHQGTKMIPADFIGFARPVDDLQPGLVAQHDLLMANLFAQGQALAFGKTPEEVRAEGVAEELVPHKTFPGNRPTTTILAGELSPSVLGQLVALYEQKVFVQGAVWNIDSFDQWGVELGKVLAKRVEPALTEGAEVPGLDASTAGLVATYRALRGR
- the secG gene encoding preprotein translocase subunit SecG, translating into MVIGFSIALIVFSLLLMMLVLMHKGKGGGLSDMFGGGMQSSVGGSSVAERNLDRITIVIGLLWFACIVVLGILMKLGN
- the gap gene encoding type I glyceraldehyde-3-phosphate dehydrogenase encodes the protein MTIRVGINGFGRIGRNYFRALLEQGADIEIVGVNDLTDNATLVHLLKYDTILGRLKQDVSHTDDTITVGNQTFKTMAERDPANLPWGELGADIVIESTGIFTKKADADKHIQAGAKKVLISAPAKDEDITIVMGVNNDKYDAAKHHVISNASCTTNCVAPMAKVLDENFGIVKGLMTTVHAYTNDQRILDFPHSDLRRARAAAENIIPTSTGAAKATALVLPQLKGKLDGIAMRVPVPTGSVTDLVLELDREVSKDEINAAFQKAAEGQLKGILEYTEDPIVSSDIVNFPASCTFDSSLTMSQGKQVKVVGWYDNEWGYSNRLVDLTTFVGGQL